In the genome of Flavobacterium panacagri, one region contains:
- a CDS encoding response regulator transcription factor — protein MSNIIRVVLADDHVFVRDGIKSLLENEANIEVVGEAIDGADALDVVAETKPDLLIADIRMPNLTGIELVEKLRSESNDIKIIMLSMHESEEYVLKSIKAGADGYLLKGSSKEEFLKALHTVSAGGKYFSGDISSILIGQLTNPSNSLETKQNLSDEMMITKREKEILTLLLSGKGNKEIAEALDISKRTAEVHRFNLMKKLKVKNLMELSNKATEYSLI, from the coding sequence ATGAGTAATATCATTCGTGTAGTATTAGCAGATGACCATGTTTTTGTTCGAGACGGAATCAAATCTTTACTGGAAAACGAAGCAAACATTGAGGTTGTGGGCGAAGCAATCGATGGTGCCGATGCACTTGATGTTGTTGCCGAAACCAAACCCGATTTACTTATAGCCGATATTCGTATGCCAAACTTAACCGGTATCGAACTAGTAGAAAAACTTAGAAGCGAAAGCAACGATATAAAAATTATCATGCTTTCGATGCACGAATCAGAAGAATATGTATTGAAATCGATAAAAGCTGGTGCTGACGGATATTTATTAAAAGGATCTTCTAAAGAAGAATTCTTAAAAGCACTTCATACAGTTTCAGCTGGCGGAAAATATTTCAGTGGCGATATTTCTTCCATCTTAATTGGTCAGTTAACAAATCCGTCTAATTCATTAGAAACGAAGCAAAACTTAAGCGACGAGATGATGATTACCAAAAGAGAAAAAGAAATCTTAACATTATTATTATCTGGAAAAGGAAACAAAGAAATCGCCGAAGCGCTTGACATCAGCAAACGAACTGCTGAAGTACACCGTTTTAACCTAATGAAAAAGCTGAAAGTGAAAAACTTGATGGAACTTTCTAACAAAGCAACCGAGTATTCTTTAATCTAA
- a CDS encoding META domain-containing protein yields the protein MKKIIPLLLLLSLMVSCKTSAGKTSETKETAQQGVNQDDMNFYFKATGNEPFWGVKIGNENIVFTSLIQGKESITFPAVDAIRAMDANVKMYKVSNETASGIITIQQLDCQDSMSGTISPYSVKVEIKNNSELEFKKLSGCGKYITDYRLHDIWVLEELNGYKVFATDFQKEFPRIEINSAENRFSGYGGCNAISGTIFYEKDLLRFSKVLSTLMACPQGNKENEFTKALQSTTTYSIGNNQLILSNPSGKLAVFKKVD from the coding sequence ATGAAAAAAATAATACCACTTTTGCTTTTACTGTCTTTGATGGTGAGCTGTAAAACTTCAGCAGGCAAAACTTCAGAGACAAAAGAAACTGCTCAACAAGGAGTAAATCAGGACGATATGAATTTTTATTTTAAAGCAACTGGAAACGAGCCATTTTGGGGAGTTAAAATTGGAAATGAAAATATTGTTTTTACCTCATTAATTCAAGGGAAAGAAAGTATCACTTTTCCTGCGGTTGATGCCATCAGGGCTATGGACGCGAATGTAAAAATGTATAAGGTAAGCAATGAAACTGCTTCCGGAATTATTACGATTCAGCAGTTGGATTGTCAGGATTCGATGTCCGGTACGATTTCGCCTTATAGCGTGAAAGTTGAAATAAAAAATAACTCTGAATTAGAATTTAAAAAACTCAGCGGTTGCGGAAAGTATATTACAGATTATCGTCTTCATGATATCTGGGTTTTGGAAGAATTAAATGGTTACAAAGTTTTTGCAACTGATTTCCAAAAAGAATTTCCTCGAATTGAAATTAATTCGGCTGAAAATAGATTTTCTGGTTATGGTGGCTGTAATGCAATAAGCGGTACTATTTTCTATGAAAAAGATTTATTAAGATTTTCAAAGGTTCTTTCTACTCTTATGGCTTGTCCTCAAGGAAATAAAGAAAATGAGTTTACTAAAGCGTTGCAGAGCACAACTACCTATTCTATAGGCAATAATCAATTGATTTTGTCCAATCCTTCTGGGAAATTGGCTGTTTTTAAGAAGGTCGATTAA
- a CDS encoding alginate export family protein produces the protein MKRIIFLLLLGTTTLMNAQELDVNLQVRPRFEYRNGYRTLLPEGQKGTSQISQRSRLNFNYKQDELVVKLTLQNTRTWGDVPTNAVADKNGVAVFEAWAQYNFTDKWSARMGRQVLSYDNQRILGEQDWGQQAQSHDAFTVTYQTEKQKLDFGGAYNSTAENTFQTPYTVANYKALMYAWYHNQFSNDLGLSFLLLNTGYEYANADTKLLVDYKQTFGPYLTYKNSKIDGNFWLYGQTGKSTDLQVSAWNAAANFNYNVTDSFKAGLGYEFLSGKATNDGSTVIKSFNPIFGTNHGFNGFMDYFYVGNHLNNVGLQDAFIKLSYNVNKWQFALSPHAFLAAADVVTPLNEKMDSYLGTEIDASFVFNFKKDITVTGGYSQMFGSKTMEFIKNGDANHTNNWAWLSISVNPRIFSWKK, from the coding sequence ATGAAAAGAATAATTTTTCTCTTGCTTTTAGGAACAACTACCCTAATGAATGCACAGGAACTAGATGTAAATTTACAAGTCAGGCCTCGTTTTGAATACCGAAATGGATATCGAACCCTTTTACCAGAAGGACAAAAAGGAACTTCTCAAATTTCGCAACGTTCTCGTTTAAATTTCAATTACAAACAAGATGAATTAGTTGTTAAATTAACTCTTCAAAATACCAGAACTTGGGGAGATGTACCAACCAATGCGGTGGCTGACAAAAACGGAGTAGCGGTTTTTGAAGCTTGGGCACAATACAATTTTACTGACAAATGGAGTGCCAGAATGGGACGCCAAGTGCTTTCATACGATAATCAGCGTATTTTAGGAGAACAGGACTGGGGACAGCAGGCTCAAAGCCATGATGCCTTTACGGTAACTTATCAGACCGAAAAACAGAAATTGGATTTTGGAGGCGCTTACAACTCTACTGCCGAAAATACATTTCAAACACCTTATACGGTTGCTAATTACAAAGCTTTAATGTATGCTTGGTATCACAACCAATTCAGTAATGATTTAGGCTTAAGCTTTTTATTACTTAATACTGGTTATGAATATGCCAATGCTGATACAAAATTATTAGTAGATTATAAACAGACTTTTGGGCCTTATTTGACTTATAAAAACAGTAAAATAGATGGTAACTTTTGGCTATACGGACAAACTGGAAAAAGTACCGATTTACAAGTCAGCGCCTGGAATGCGGCCGCAAATTTCAATTACAATGTAACCGATTCTTTCAAAGCAGGTTTAGGGTATGAATTTTTATCGGGTAAAGCTACCAATGATGGAAGCACTGTAATTAAATCGTTCAATCCAATATTTGGAACCAACCACGGTTTTAACGGTTTTATGGATTATTTTTATGTTGGAAATCATTTAAACAATGTTGGTTTGCAAGATGCTTTTATCAAATTAAGCTACAATGTAAACAAATGGCAGTTTGCTTTAAGCCCACATGCGTTTTTAGCCGCCGCAGATGTGGTTACGCCCCTAAACGAAAAAATGGATTCTTATTTAGGAACTGAGATTGATGCTTCTTTTGTTTTCAATTTCAAAAAAGACATTACAGTTACAGGAGGTTATTCGCAGATGTTTGGCTCTAAAACCATGGAATTCATTAAAAATGGAGACGCTAATCATACCAACAATTGGGCGTGGTTGTCAATATCTGTTAATCCAAGAATTTTTAGCTGGAAAAAATAA
- a CDS encoding MFS transporter: MKTTNSLSQSHKILFLNTLAFTVCFACWTLNGVLVTFLVDNGIFHWSVVQVGWLLGIPILTGSIMRLPIGILTDKFGGKYVFSLLLLLSSIPLFLLPYADSFFMFALLSFFFGMVGTSFAVGIGYTSIWYPKEWQGRALGIFGMGNAGAAITTFLAPSILNHFSIDNPQNGWKILPVIYAVSLVIIGIAFLIFTQNKKPENNTKTVSQMLVPLKSARVWRFGAYYFLVFGCFVAYSQWLLPNFMNVYQTSLVMGGLFATMFSLPSGVIRAFGGYLSDKFGARKVMYWVLGSSVILSALLAIPKMEITTSGPGILASKKGVVNEINDKIVKIGDKEYPIAQKTANTVANTIFPTTSSWQDVVVAHNQNVAKKELIAKGVTVIKFDANMWVFLVLVILIGISWGIGKAAVYKHIPEYFPNEVGVVGGMVGMIGGLGGFLGPIIFGYLLTATGIWSSSWIFILLFSTGCLVWMHYVITKKISQKQQIKTKVVNDPKLVAAVN; this comes from the coding sequence ATGAAAACTACAAACTCACTATCGCAATCACACAAGATTTTATTTTTGAACACATTGGCTTTTACAGTGTGTTTTGCCTGCTGGACTTTAAACGGCGTTTTAGTAACCTTTTTAGTCGATAACGGAATTTTCCACTGGAGCGTTGTTCAGGTTGGATGGCTTTTAGGAATTCCTATTTTAACGGGTTCCATTATGCGTCTGCCAATCGGAATCTTGACAGACAAATTTGGCGGAAAATATGTCTTTTCACTTTTACTGCTTCTAAGTTCAATTCCATTATTCCTCCTTCCCTACGCCGACAGTTTTTTCATGTTTGCTTTACTTAGTTTTTTCTTTGGCATGGTTGGAACTAGTTTTGCTGTAGGAATTGGCTACACTTCAATATGGTACCCAAAAGAATGGCAGGGACGCGCATTAGGGATTTTCGGAATGGGAAATGCCGGCGCCGCAATTACTACTTTTTTAGCTCCTTCTATATTAAATCATTTTTCAATTGACAACCCACAAAACGGTTGGAAAATCCTGCCGGTTATTTACGCTGTTTCTTTGGTTATTATTGGAATTGCCTTTTTGATTTTCACTCAAAATAAAAAACCAGAAAACAATACCAAAACTGTTTCTCAAATGCTTGTTCCTTTAAAATCAGCTCGAGTTTGGCGTTTTGGAGCATATTACTTCTTAGTTTTTGGTTGTTTTGTGGCTTATTCGCAATGGCTTTTACCCAATTTTATGAATGTTTATCAAACTAGTCTTGTTATGGGTGGTCTCTTTGCTACCATGTTTAGTCTTCCGTCTGGCGTTATCAGAGCGTTTGGAGGTTATTTATCAGATAAATTTGGCGCCAGAAAAGTGATGTATTGGGTTTTGGGATCTTCAGTAATTTTAAGTGCTTTATTGGCAATTCCAAAAATGGAAATTACTACTTCAGGCCCTGGAATATTAGCTTCAAAAAAAGGAGTTGTAAATGAGATCAACGATAAAATCGTAAAAATTGGAGATAAAGAATATCCAATCGCACAAAAAACAGCAAATACAGTTGCAAATACAATTTTCCCAACTACTTCAAGCTGGCAGGATGTTGTGGTAGCTCACAATCAAAATGTTGCAAAAAAAGAATTAATTGCTAAAGGAGTAACCGTTATTAAATTCGATGCCAATATGTGGGTTTTTCTTGTCTTAGTAATTCTAATCGGGATCTCTTGGGGAATCGGTAAAGCTGCAGTTTACAAGCATATTCCAGAATACTTCCCTAACGAAGTAGGTGTTGTAGGCGGCATGGTCGGAATGATTGGCGGATTAGGCGGTTTCTTGGGGCCAATTATCTTTGGATATTTACTAACCGCAACCGGAATTTGGTCAAGCTCATGGATTTTTATTCTACTATTTTCCACTGGCTGTTTGGTTTGGATGCATTATGTTATTACTAAAAAAATAAGCCAAAAACAGCAAATCAAAACTAAAGTAGTCAACGACCCTAAACTTGTGGCCGCTGTAAACTAA